A genomic stretch from Mycobacterium paraterrae includes:
- a CDS encoding SixA phosphatase family protein: MSDRTLVLMRHAKSAYPDGVADHDRPLAPRGQREAGLAGNWLRSQLPPIDLVLCSTATRTRETLARTGIDAPVRYETRLYDSTPGIVIEQINSVGDEVSTTLVVGHEPTTSALALRLADPRTANGDAAERISTKFPTSAIAVLSLDGSWADLELGSAQLVRFHVPR; encoded by the coding sequence ATGAGCGACCGCACCCTGGTGCTGATGCGTCACGCAAAATCGGCCTACCCCGACGGCGTGGCAGACCACGACCGGCCGTTGGCGCCGCGCGGTCAGCGCGAGGCCGGCCTGGCCGGTAACTGGCTGCGCAGCCAGCTGCCGCCAATCGACCTGGTGCTGTGTTCGACGGCGACCCGCACCCGCGAAACGTTGGCGCGCACAGGAATCGACGCGCCGGTTCGCTACGAAACACGGCTCTACGACTCCACTCCCGGCATCGTGATCGAGCAGATCAACAGCGTCGGCGACGAGGTTTCCACGACCTTGGTCGTCGGACACGAACCCACGACCAGCGCGCTGGCCCTGCGACTGGCGGATCCACGAACCGCCAACGGCGATGCGGCCGAAAGAATCTCGACGAAATTCCCGACTTCGGCGATCGCAGTGCTGAGCCTGGACGGCAGCTGGGCGGACCTCGAACTCGGGTCCGCCCAGCTAGTCCGCTTCCACGTGCCGCGTTAG
- a CDS encoding ABC transporter ATP-binding protein codes for MLVALLRRFVRPYRRLVAAVLILQSISTLASLYLPTVNATIIDDGIAKGDTAAIVRLGGLMFGVTGLQVLCAVGAVYFGSRAGMGVGRDLRSVMFHHVTTFSEHETARFGAPTLLTRTTNDVRQIQFLVQMGFTVLVAAPIMCVGGIAMAIRQDAGLSWLLVVAVPVLVAANYAIISRTLPLFRSMQRLIDSINRVLREQLSGVRVVRAFAREPVERRRFDEANIALSTTTQNAGNWQALMLPVTTLTINCSSVALIWFSGLRIDRGQMQVGSLIAFLVYFAQILMAVVMATMTVMVLPRAAVCAERITDVLSTVPAVSNPAHPVRPTAAPGLVRLDGASFRYPGADRAVLQDISLIAHPGSTTAIIGSTGSGKSTLAALICRLYDATTGSVEVGGVDVRDRDIDELWSSIGLVPQRSYLFSGTVADNLRYGKADATDDEMWEALRVAAADDFVRAHPDGLRMRVAQGGVNFSGGQRQRIAIARAVIRRPAIYVFDDAFSSLDAHTDALVRARLASTASDATMIVVAQRISTVIEADQIIVVDDGRIVGTGTHESLLAESPAYREFAESQSVDAEVGGAR; via the coding sequence ATGCTCGTGGCACTGCTGCGCCGGTTCGTGCGGCCGTACCGGAGGCTGGTCGCGGCCGTGCTGATCCTGCAGTCGATCAGCACGCTGGCCTCGCTGTATCTGCCAACGGTGAACGCCACGATCATCGACGACGGCATCGCCAAAGGCGACACCGCGGCAATCGTTCGTCTGGGTGGCCTGATGTTCGGCGTGACGGGACTGCAGGTGCTGTGCGCCGTGGGCGCGGTCTATTTCGGCTCCCGCGCCGGAATGGGCGTCGGCCGCGACCTGCGCTCGGTGATGTTCCATCACGTCACGACGTTCTCGGAGCACGAGACGGCCCGATTCGGCGCGCCGACCCTGCTCACCCGCACCACCAACGACGTCCGCCAGATCCAGTTCCTGGTCCAGATGGGCTTCACGGTGCTGGTCGCCGCCCCGATCATGTGTGTGGGCGGCATCGCGATGGCAATCCGCCAGGACGCCGGGCTGTCGTGGCTGCTTGTGGTCGCCGTTCCGGTGCTGGTGGCGGCGAACTACGCCATCATTTCCCGCACGCTTCCGCTGTTCCGCAGCATGCAGCGGCTGATCGACAGCATCAACCGGGTGCTGCGCGAGCAGCTGTCCGGCGTGCGGGTGGTGCGCGCCTTCGCGCGTGAGCCCGTCGAGCGTCGGCGATTCGACGAAGCGAACATCGCGTTGTCGACGACCACGCAGAACGCCGGCAACTGGCAGGCGTTGATGCTGCCCGTCACTACGTTGACCATCAACTGCTCCAGCGTGGCGCTGATCTGGTTCAGTGGCCTGCGAATCGACCGTGGTCAGATGCAGGTCGGGTCGCTGATCGCGTTCTTGGTGTACTTCGCCCAGATTCTGATGGCCGTGGTGATGGCGACGATGACGGTGATGGTGTTGCCGCGCGCAGCGGTGTGCGCCGAGCGGATCACCGACGTGCTCTCCACCGTGCCCGCCGTCAGCAACCCGGCGCACCCGGTGCGGCCAACTGCGGCGCCCGGCCTGGTGCGACTCGACGGCGCCTCGTTCCGCTACCCCGGTGCGGATCGCGCTGTGCTGCAAGATATCTCGTTGATCGCGCATCCTGGGTCCACAACCGCGATCATCGGTAGTACCGGTTCCGGAAAGTCGACGCTGGCCGCGCTGATCTGCCGGTTGTACGACGCCACCACCGGCTCGGTCGAAGTCGGCGGCGTCGACGTGCGGGACCGCGACATCGACGAGCTGTGGTCGAGCATTGGGCTGGTACCCCAGCGCAGCTACCTGTTCTCGGGCACGGTCGCGGACAACCTGCGCTATGGCAAAGCAGACGCGACCGACGACGAGATGTGGGAGGCGTTGCGAGTCGCGGCGGCCGACGACTTCGTCCGCGCGCACCCCGACGGCTTGAGGATGCGCGTCGCTCAGGGCGGGGTCAACTTCTCCGGCGGGCAACGGCAGCGCATCGCGATCGCACGGGCGGTGATCCGGCGCCCGGCGATCTACGTCTTCGACGACGCCTTCTCGTCGCTCGACGCGCACACCGACGCGCTGGTGCGCGCCAGACTGGCGTCGACAGCCTCGGACGCGACGATGATCGTTGTCGCGCAGCGCATCTCGACCGTCATCGAGGCCGATCAGATAATCGTCGTCGACGACGGGCGGATCGTCGGCACCGGGACGCACGAGTCGCTGCTGGCGGAGTCGCCCGCCTATCGAGAGTTCGCCGAATCGCAATCGGTGGATGCCGAAGTGGGCGGTGCGCGATGA
- a CDS encoding ATP-binding protein — translation MKLHRLVLKNYRGIAHREIEFPDHGVVVVSGANEIGKSSMVEALDLLLESKDRSTKKEVKQVKPTHADVGSEITAEISAGPYRFIYHKRFHKKPETQLTVLEPRREQHSGDEAHDRVQGMLAETVDTELWHAQRVLQATSTDAVNLSGCDALTRALDVAAGDTAALSGTEPLLIERIEKEYGRYFTATGRPTGEWTNAIKALEAANQEVERCAAAVAEVDDRVQRHAALTAELAELTERRQAAASRQAVARAAADEIARLTEQVREAELVAAAATATSTASTAALAERIRLRGENDSRAAAVDALEKESREGAEAQTLAHDVKREADVVVEKSDQSLVAARERAEIARQIVDGLARREELQRLATRLAKIDAALSERDDAAEELSRITVTDELLRQIEQAAAAVDRIEGQLALVSATVELVAAADIELVIGDQRVSLPTGETWTAVANTATEIEIPGVVTARLTPGVSALDIQAKHVAAQEKLVATLAAAKVADVAAARQADERRRELQSTRDQLTATLAGLTGDEDVDQLRARLAELQELPALSDDVDAGAARAELLEAVAARAQAEVDCDTHRKVAALAAKKLDEVTAQVTRVHDKLVAQRAELAAVAERLAEQRAAVPDETLTADVDTLTVAADTAAGRVAELAEQLAAKAPEAVAAELAEAVAASATLQQRHDIVSRELHEIAAQLKVFGTEGRRGKLDAAEIDREHARDEHDRVGRRARAVQMLREVMTRHRDTTRLRYVEPYRAELQRLGRPVFGPSFEVDVDSDLCIQNRTLDGRTVPYESLSGGAKEQLGILARLAGAALVAKEDAVPILIDDALGFTDPDRLVKMAGVFDTLGERGQVIVLTCTPARYDGVKDAERIELCA, via the coding sequence ATGAAGTTGCATCGGTTGGTTTTGAAGAACTACCGCGGAATCGCCCACCGCGAGATCGAGTTTCCCGACCACGGGGTGGTCGTGGTGTCGGGCGCCAACGAGATCGGCAAGTCGTCGATGGTCGAGGCGCTTGATCTGTTACTGGAATCCAAGGACCGCTCGACAAAGAAGGAAGTCAAGCAAGTCAAGCCGACGCACGCCGACGTCGGATCGGAGATCACCGCCGAGATCAGCGCGGGCCCTTACCGTTTCATCTATCACAAGCGATTTCACAAGAAGCCCGAAACCCAGTTGACGGTGTTGGAGCCGCGCCGCGAACAGCACAGCGGTGACGAGGCGCACGACCGGGTGCAGGGCATGCTGGCCGAGACGGTCGACACCGAATTGTGGCATGCGCAAAGGGTCTTGCAGGCCACGTCGACCGACGCCGTGAACCTGTCGGGCTGCGACGCGCTGACCCGCGCGCTCGACGTCGCCGCGGGTGACACGGCGGCGTTGTCGGGGACCGAGCCGCTGCTGATCGAGCGCATCGAGAAGGAATACGGCCGATACTTCACCGCGACCGGGCGCCCCACCGGCGAATGGACCAACGCGATCAAGGCTTTGGAAGCGGCCAACCAGGAAGTCGAGCGGTGTGCGGCGGCGGTCGCCGAGGTCGACGATCGGGTGCAGCGGCATGCGGCGCTGACGGCCGAGCTGGCCGAGCTGACCGAGCGGCGGCAAGCTGCCGCGTCGAGGCAGGCCGTTGCGCGGGCCGCGGCCGACGAGATCGCCCGGCTCACCGAGCAGGTGCGAGAGGCCGAGTTGGTCGCCGCTGCGGCGACGGCAACCAGCACCGCGTCAACGGCTGCCCTGGCCGAGCGGATTCGGCTGCGCGGCGAAAACGATTCGCGCGCAGCCGCTGTCGATGCTCTTGAGAAGGAATCCCGCGAGGGGGCCGAAGCGCAGACGCTGGCCCATGACGTAAAGCGTGAGGCCGACGTCGTCGTGGAGAAGTCCGACCAGAGCCTCGTCGCCGCCCGGGAGCGCGCCGAGATCGCCCGTCAGATTGTCGACGGCCTGGCCCGCCGCGAGGAGTTGCAGCGGTTGGCCACTCGGCTCGCGAAAATCGATGCGGCGCTGAGCGAACGCGACGATGCGGCCGAAGAGCTGTCCCGTATCACGGTGACCGACGAATTGCTGCGTCAGATCGAGCAGGCTGCCGCGGCGGTCGACCGCATCGAAGGCCAGCTCGCGTTGGTCTCTGCGACGGTCGAATTGGTCGCCGCCGCCGACATCGAGCTGGTTATCGGGGATCAGCGGGTGTCGCTGCCGACCGGTGAGACCTGGACGGCGGTCGCCAACACCGCAACCGAGATCGAGATTCCTGGGGTCGTGACCGCTCGGCTCACCCCGGGGGTGTCGGCGCTCGACATCCAAGCAAAACACGTTGCGGCGCAGGAGAAGCTGGTTGCCACGCTGGCGGCCGCGAAGGTCGCCGATGTAGCCGCCGCGCGGCAGGCCGACGAGCGGCGCCGAGAATTGCAGAGCACCCGCGACCAGCTCACCGCGACGCTGGCCGGACTGACCGGTGACGAGGACGTCGACCAATTGCGCGCCCGGCTTGCCGAATTGCAGGAGCTGCCAGCCCTTTCCGACGACGTCGACGCCGGGGCCGCGCGTGCTGAACTGCTCGAGGCTGTCGCGGCTCGCGCCCAGGCCGAGGTCGACTGCGATACCCACCGCAAGGTGGCGGCGTTGGCGGCCAAGAAGCTCGACGAGGTCACCGCCCAGGTCACGCGTGTCCACGACAAGTTGGTTGCTCAGCGTGCCGAGCTGGCGGCGGTCGCCGAGCGGCTCGCCGAACAGCGCGCCGCGGTGCCCGACGAGACGCTGACCGCGGATGTCGACACTCTCACCGTGGCGGCGGACACCGCGGCCGGCCGCGTCGCCGAGTTGGCCGAGCAACTGGCCGCCAAGGCGCCCGAGGCCGTCGCCGCCGAGTTGGCCGAGGCTGTCGCGGCTTCGGCGACGCTTCAGCAGCGACACGACATCGTCTCCCGCGAGCTGCACGAGATTGCAGCACAGCTCAAGGTTTTCGGGACCGAGGGACGCCGCGGCAAGCTCGACGCCGCGGAGATCGACCGCGAGCACGCCCGCGACGAGCACGACCGCGTGGGCCGCCGCGCCCGCGCGGTGCAGATGCTGCGTGAGGTGATGACCCGGCACCGCGACACCACCAGGCTGCGCTACGTCGAGCCGTATCGCGCCGAGCTGCAGCGGCTCGGGCGGCCGGTTTTCGGCCCGAGCTTCGAAGTCGACGTCGACAGCGACCTCTGCATCCAGAACCGCACGCTCGACGGCCGGACCGTCCCGTACGAATCGCTGTCGGGTGGGGCCAAGGAGCAGCTCGGCATCCTGGCCCGGTTGGCCGGCGCCGCGCTGGTCGCCAAGGAAGACGCGGTGCCGATCCTGATCGACGACGCGCTCGGCTTCACCGATCCCGACCGGCTGGTCAAAATGGCCGGGGTGTTCGACACCCTCGGCGAACGCGGCCAGGTGATCGTATTGACCTGCACGCCAGCCCGATACGACGGCGTCAAGGACGCCGAGCGAATCGAGCTGTGTGCGTGA
- a CDS encoding cytochrome P450: MTATIDALDAKALPLAPKNPLPILRALSAARALHTGLPLLSEAGGPVTRFEPLPKFVSPALVLVTSPSGVRDVLGRTDGLTERCQIHQEIRNVAGDNLFVLPNREWAPRRRALQPVFTKQSVESFGRHMTEAAQASAGEWCASRDIDLDAECRRLAMRSLGRSILGIDVNDFGDEIAANMHVASRYATDRALRPMRAPRWLPTPSRRRARKAVATMKRATMEILRACRADPARDAPLVHALIAAADPDSGRPLSDKDICSELLIFMLSGHDTTATMLTYALWQLGHHPEMQDRVAAEVAAIGDRELTPGDVPRLTYTAQVINESLRLCPPAAGVGRVALEDIAVDGYRIEAGTIVAVGINALHRDSALWEHPLVFDPDRFSPKNSAGRDRWQFIPFAAGPRSCIGEHFAMLVTTLALATIIRSVRIRSMDNDFPLSSPCTTVAAGPIPARVDARR, from the coding sequence ATGACCGCCACGATCGACGCACTTGACGCCAAAGCCCTTCCGCTTGCGCCGAAGAACCCGCTGCCTATTTTGCGGGCGCTGTCGGCGGCGCGGGCCCTGCACACCGGCCTGCCGTTGTTGAGCGAGGCTGGTGGACCGGTAACCCGCTTCGAGCCACTGCCCAAGTTCGTCTCCCCGGCCCTGGTGCTGGTCACCTCGCCCAGCGGAGTGCGCGACGTGCTGGGTCGCACTGACGGCCTCACCGAGCGCTGCCAGATTCATCAGGAGATCCGAAACGTCGCGGGCGACAACCTGTTTGTGCTGCCCAACCGAGAATGGGCTCCGCGCCGACGCGCACTGCAGCCGGTGTTCACCAAGCAGAGCGTGGAGAGTTTCGGCCGGCACATGACGGAAGCGGCGCAGGCGTCTGCCGGTGAGTGGTGTGCCTCTCGCGACATCGACCTCGACGCCGAGTGCCGTCGACTCGCCATGCGGTCGCTCGGCCGCTCGATTCTCGGTATCGACGTCAACGACTTCGGTGACGAGATCGCGGCGAACATGCACGTGGCATCGCGTTACGCGACCGATCGGGCTCTGCGGCCGATGCGTGCGCCGCGGTGGCTGCCGACGCCGTCGCGGCGTCGCGCTCGCAAAGCGGTCGCGACGATGAAGCGGGCCACCATGGAGATCCTTCGGGCGTGCCGGGCGGACCCGGCCCGCGATGCGCCGCTGGTTCACGCGTTGATCGCGGCGGCCGACCCCGACAGCGGGCGGCCGCTGTCCGACAAGGACATCTGCAGCGAGCTGCTGATCTTCATGCTGTCCGGCCACGACACCACTGCGACGATGTTGACCTACGCCCTGTGGCAGTTGGGGCACCATCCCGAGATGCAAGATCGGGTAGCTGCCGAGGTTGCCGCGATCGGTGATCGTGAGCTGACGCCCGGCGATGTTCCGCGGCTGACGTACACCGCGCAGGTGATCAACGAGTCGTTGCGACTGTGCCCGCCGGCGGCGGGCGTCGGCAGGGTGGCGTTGGAAGACATCGCGGTGGACGGCTACCGAATCGAGGCGGGCACTATCGTCGCCGTCGGAATCAACGCGCTGCACCGCGATTCGGCTCTGTGGGAGCACCCGCTGGTCTTCGATCCCGATCGGTTCAGCCCGAAGAACTCCGCCGGCCGCGACAGATGGCAATTCATTCCATTCGCCGCCGGGCCGCGGTCGTGCATCGGCGAGCACTTTGCGATGCTCGTGACGACGCTCGCGCTGGCTACCATCATCCGGTCGGTGCGGATTCGGTCGATGGACAACGACTTCCCGCTGTCGTCACCGTGCACCACTGTCGCGGCGGGGCCGATTCCGGCGCGCGTCGACGCGCGGCGCTAA
- a CDS encoding DUF3558 domain-containing protein, with the protein MAAACSDSGSNQSQPPGSTGPSASNGNHGPSFPQCGGVTDETVNKLTQINGLVNTAKNSVGCQWLAGGGILGPHFSFSWYRGSPIGRERKTEELSRTSVEDINISGHNGFIAVGADPQLGDSLCEVGIQFNDDFFEWSVNFNQKPFPDACNIAKELARQTIANGK; encoded by the coding sequence ATGGCAGCCGCTTGTTCGGACTCCGGTTCCAACCAGTCCCAGCCGCCCGGGTCCACCGGGCCGTCGGCCAGCAACGGCAACCACGGCCCGTCGTTCCCGCAATGCGGCGGCGTGACCGATGAGACGGTGAACAAGCTGACGCAGATCAACGGCCTGGTCAACACCGCGAAGAACTCGGTGGGCTGCCAATGGCTGGCCGGCGGCGGCATTCTCGGGCCGCACTTCTCCTTCTCCTGGTATCGCGGAAGCCCGATCGGACGTGAACGCAAAACCGAGGAGCTGTCGCGGACCAGTGTCGAAGACATCAACATCAGCGGCCACAACGGCTTCATCGCCGTGGGCGCCGACCCGCAGCTGGGTGACTCACTGTGTGAGGTCGGAATCCAGTTCAACGACGACTTTTTCGAGTGGTCGGTGAACTTCAACCAAAAGCCATTCCCCGACGCCTGCAACATCGCCAAAGAGCTGGCGCGCCAAACGATTGCGAATGGCAAATGA
- a CDS encoding metallophosphoesterase family protein — translation MRFVHTADWQLGMTRHFLAGEAQPRYSAARRDAVAGLGALAAAAGAEFVVVSGDVFEHNQLAPAVVSQSLEAMRAIGIPVYLLPGNHDPLDASSVYTSALFVAECPANVHVLDRAGVHDVRPGVQIVAAPWRSKAPTTDLVAEVLEGLPADGVTRVLVAHGGVDLLDPDPTKPSLIKLASVEDALARGAIHYVALGDKHSLTDVGSTGRVWYSGSPEVTNYDDVEADPGHVLIVDLDEADSKRSLTVEAPRVGRWRFSTLSRDVNDTRDVADLDMNLDLMPDKDRTVLRLALIGSLTVTDRAALDACLDKYSRLFASLRVWDSHSDLAVIPADGEFSDLGIGGFAADAVEELMKAARADDETANDALALLLRLTDHGQQGRGAA, via the coding sequence ATGCGATTCGTGCACACTGCCGACTGGCAACTCGGCATGACCCGTCACTTCCTCGCGGGGGAGGCTCAGCCGCGCTATTCGGCGGCCCGGCGCGACGCGGTGGCCGGTCTCGGCGCGCTGGCGGCCGCCGCGGGCGCTGAGTTCGTCGTGGTCTCCGGTGATGTGTTCGAACACAATCAACTGGCGCCGGCCGTCGTCAGCCAGTCGCTGGAAGCCATGCGCGCCATCGGTATTCCCGTCTACCTGCTACCGGGTAACCATGACCCGCTGGACGCCTCGTCGGTGTACACCAGCGCGTTGTTCGTTGCCGAGTGTCCCGCCAACGTGCACGTGCTAGACCGGGCCGGCGTCCACGACGTGCGCCCCGGGGTGCAGATCGTCGCGGCGCCATGGCGGTCCAAAGCGCCGACCACCGACCTGGTCGCCGAGGTGCTCGAGGGCTTGCCGGCCGACGGCGTCACCCGGGTACTGGTCGCCCACGGGGGCGTCGACCTGCTCGACCCCGACCCGACCAAGCCGTCGCTGATCAAGCTGGCAAGTGTCGAAGATGCGTTGGCGCGCGGGGCAATCCACTATGTGGCGCTCGGCGACAAGCATTCGCTGACCGACGTGGGAAGCACCGGCCGCGTGTGGTACTCCGGCTCGCCGGAGGTCACCAACTACGACGACGTCGAGGCCGACCCGGGTCACGTGCTGATCGTCGACCTTGACGAGGCGGACTCCAAACGGTCGCTGACCGTCGAGGCGCCGCGCGTCGGGCGCTGGCGGTTCAGCACGCTGAGCCGCGACGTGAATGACACCCGCGACGTCGCCGACCTGGACATGAACCTCGACCTGATGCCGGACAAGGACCGAACGGTGTTGCGGCTGGCCCTGATCGGGTCGCTGACCGTCACCGACCGCGCCGCGCTGGACGCCTGCCTGGACAAGTATTCGCGGTTGTTCGCGTCGCTGCGGGTGTGGGACAGCCACAGCGACCTGGCGGTGATACCGGCCGATGGAGAGTTCAGCGACCTGGGCATCGGCGGGTTCGCCGCCGACGCGGTGGAGGAGTTGATGAAGGCCGCGCGCGCGGACGACGAGACGGCCAACGACGCGCTGGCGTTGTTGCTGCGGCTGACCGACCACGGTCAACAGGGTCGAGGTGCGGCATGA
- a CDS encoding DUF3558 domain-containing protein, whose translation MSAGVRRRILVGVLTVVTALSVATGCSRSVGGTAQKAGAGDTPRNNTSEQQYPNLQKECEVLTTDVLAKTVGADPQDIQSTFVGAICRWQAANPGGLIDITRFWFEQGSLDNERKVAEFLKYQIENKAIAGVPSIVMRPNDPNGSCGVASDAAGVVGWWVNPQVPGIDACAQALKLMELTLSTNS comes from the coding sequence ATGAGCGCTGGTGTGCGTCGCCGGATTTTGGTGGGCGTGTTGACTGTGGTTACTGCGCTATCCGTGGCGACCGGCTGCAGCCGTTCGGTCGGCGGTACCGCGCAGAAGGCGGGAGCCGGCGACACCCCCCGCAATAACACCTCCGAGCAGCAATACCCGAACCTGCAAAAGGAATGTGAGGTACTCACCACCGACGTGCTGGCTAAGACGGTCGGTGCCGACCCGCAGGACATTCAGAGCACGTTCGTCGGTGCGATCTGCCGCTGGCAAGCGGCCAACCCGGGCGGTCTCATCGACATCACCCGGTTCTGGTTCGAGCAGGGCAGCCTGGACAACGAGCGCAAAGTCGCCGAGTTTTTGAAGTATCAGATCGAGAACAAAGCCATCGCGGGTGTGCCGTCGATCGTCATGCGGCCGAACGATCCCAACGGTTCGTGCGGTGTCGCGAGTGACGCGGCCGGGGTGGTCGGATGGTGGGTCAACCCACAGGTGCCCGGAATCGATGCCTGCGCGCAGGCCCTCAAGCTCATGGAGCTCACGCTCTCGACCAATTCCTGA
- a CDS encoding ABC transporter family substrate-binding protein: MANRIVALALAVGLIAGCSSGAELAPSDPATAVGATSDINPQNPASLRDGGDLRLALTEFPSNFNTLHIDGNSADVGGMLKATMPRAFVIAADGSTTVDTDYFSSVELTGTNPQVVTYTINPKARWSDGTPLSWEDIASQIHATSGADKSFAIAGTNGSERVKSVTRGVNDQQAIVTFAKPYAEWRGMFAGNTMLLPKKMTATADAFNTGQLSGPGPSAGPFVVSSLDRTKQRITLTRNPKWWGERPRLDRITFLVLDDSARLPALQNKAIDATGLSGLDQMTIARRTKGVSIRRAPTPSWYHFTFNGAKGSILADPGLRRAVAEGIDRQSIAAVTQHGLNSHPAALNNHIYVEGQQGYQDNSGVVAYNPEKAKRDLDALGWKLNGQFREKDGKQLVVRDLFYDAQTSRQFGLIAQHSLAQIGVKLELMAKAGSGFFTNYINVGSFDIAQFGWMGDAFPLSALTQIYASTGESNFGKIGSPEIDAKIEQTLQELDPVKARVLANDVDTLIWAEGFSLPLVQSPGNVAVNSSLANFGAAGLADLDYTAIGFMR, from the coding sequence ATGGCTAACCGCATAGTGGCTTTGGCCCTCGCGGTCGGTCTGATAGCCGGCTGCTCGTCGGGTGCCGAACTCGCGCCGTCCGACCCTGCCACGGCCGTCGGCGCGACCAGCGACATCAACCCGCAAAACCCGGCGTCGCTGCGCGACGGCGGCGATCTGCGGCTCGCGCTGACCGAATTCCCGTCCAACTTCAACACTTTGCACATCGACGGCAACTCCGCCGATGTCGGCGGGATGCTGAAGGCGACCATGCCGCGGGCGTTCGTGATCGCGGCGGACGGTTCCACCACCGTCGACACCGATTACTTCAGCAGCGTCGAACTCACCGGCACCAACCCGCAAGTCGTCACCTACACCATCAATCCGAAGGCAAGGTGGTCCGACGGCACCCCGCTGAGCTGGGAAGATATCGCCAGCCAAATCCACGCCACCAGTGGGGCGGACAAGAGCTTCGCGATCGCCGGCACCAACGGCAGCGAGCGGGTCAAGTCGGTGACCCGGGGCGTCAACGACCAGCAGGCCATCGTCACCTTCGCCAAACCCTACGCGGAGTGGCGCGGCATGTTCGCCGGCAACACCATGCTGCTGCCCAAGAAGATGACCGCCACCGCCGACGCGTTCAACACCGGGCAGCTGTCCGGTCCGGGCCCGTCGGCCGGCCCGTTCGTTGTCTCGTCGCTGGATCGGACCAAGCAACGAATCACGTTGACGCGCAACCCGAAATGGTGGGGTGAGCGGCCTCGGCTGGACCGAATCACGTTCTTGGTGCTCGACGACTCGGCGCGGCTGCCCGCGCTGCAGAACAAGGCCATCGACGCGACAGGACTGTCCGGGCTGGACCAGATGACGATCGCCCGTCGCACCAAGGGCGTTTCGATCCGCCGGGCGCCGACACCGAGCTGGTATCACTTCACGTTCAACGGTGCCAAGGGCTCGATCCTGGCCGACCCGGGGTTGCGCCGCGCCGTCGCCGAGGGCATCGATCGGCAGAGCATCGCGGCGGTCACCCAGCACGGGCTCAACAGCCACCCGGCTGCGTTGAACAACCACATCTACGTCGAAGGCCAACAGGGCTACCAGGACAACAGCGGCGTAGTCGCCTACAACCCGGAGAAGGCCAAGCGTGACTTGGATGCGCTGGGCTGGAAGCTCAACGGGCAGTTCCGCGAAAAGGACGGCAAGCAACTGGTCGTGCGCGATCTGTTCTATGACGCACAGACCAGCCGACAGTTCGGTCTGATCGCACAGCACAGCCTCGCGCAGATCGGGGTGAAGCTCGAGCTGATGGCCAAGGCCGGCAGCGGGTTTTTCACCAACTACATCAACGTCGGCTCGTTCGACATCGCCCAATTCGGTTGGATGGGCGATGCGTTCCCGTTGTCGGCACTGACGCAGATTTATGCGTCCACCGGGGAGAGCAACTTCGGCAAGATCGGCAGCCCAGAAATCGACGCCAAGATCGAGCAGACACTCCAGGAGCTGGACCCGGTCAAGGCGCGGGTGCTGGCCAATGACGTCGACACGCTGATCTGGGCCGAGGGATTCAGCCTGCCTTTGGTGCAGTCCCCCGGCAATGTCGCGGTGAACAGTTCCCTGGCCAACTTCGGCGCGGCCGGGTTGGCCGACCTCGACTACACCGCGATCGGGTTCATGCGCTGA